The nucleotide sequence CTGGGTGCCATCGTAGGTCCTTTATTTGAGGCATTCATGGAGGGGGCAGTAAGCGACCGGCTGAAAGACAGTGAGGCTAAGGTCATTGTGACAACGCCTGAACTGCTTGAGCGGGTTCCGTTCAACGATCTGCCTGCTTTAAAGCATGTTGTCTTAGTCGGAGAAAATGTAAATGAAGACGGTCCGTACATAGATTTCCTTACAAGAATGAAAACCGCGAGCAAGAAGCTCGAAATAGAATGGGTGGAAAAGACGGACGGACTTCTGCTTCATTACACGTCCGGTTCGACAGGAAAACCTAAAGGCGTGCTTCATGTCCATCAGGCAATGGTCCAGCATTACCAGACAGGCAGCTGGGTTCTTGATCTGAAGGAAGATGACGTTTACTGGTGCACAGCAGATCCAGGCTGGGTAACGGGTACAGTCTACGGCATTTTCGGACCATGGCTTCACGGTGCATCAAATGTCATTGTTGGGGGCAGATTCAAGCCTGAGCATTGGTATGAAACAATCCAAAACTATGGCGTTACCGTCTGGTACAGTGCGCCGACTGCCTTCCGCATGCTGATGGGAGCAGGAGACGAGCTCGTTAAACAATATGATTTGAGCTCATTAAGACATGTTTTGAGTGTCGGAGAGCCTCTCAACCCTGAAGTTGTCAGATGGGGAGTAAAAGTGTTTGATAACCGGATCCATGATACGTGGTGGATGACTGAAACAGGCGCGCAGGTGATCTGCAACTACCCGTCCATGGAAATTAAACCAGGCTCAATGGGCAAACCGATTCCGGGTGTCGAGGCTGCCATCGTGGACGACCAGGGAAATGAAGTGCCGCCGTACCGCATGGGCAACCTTGCGATTAAAAAAGGCTGGCCTTCCATGATGCACGCGATCTGGAACAACAAAGAAAAGTACGAATCCTATTTCATGCCGGGCGACTGGTATGTATCAGGTGACTCTGCCTATAAGGATGAAGACGGCTATTACTGGTTCCAGGGAAGAATTGATGACGTCATCATGACTTCCGGTGAGCGCGTAGGGCCGTTTGAAGTGGAAAGCAAGCTTGTCGAACACCCTGCCATCGCAGAAGCAGGCGTCATCGGCAAACCTGATCCGGTCCGCGGCGAGATCATCAAAGCGTTTGTCGCCCTTCGCGACGGCTATGAGGCGACGGATGAGCTCAAAGAAGAAATCCGCAACTTCGTCAAAAAAGGCCTTGCTGCGCACGCGGCTCCGCGCGAAATCGAATTCCGCGACAAGCTGCCTAAAACACGCAGCGGAAAAATCATGCGCCGTGTCCTGAAAGCATGGGAACTTGACCTTCCGACAGGTGACTTGTCGACGATGGAAGATTAAAGAACTAATAGAACAAGGAAAATCCGAACTGAGGTAATTAGTTCGGATTTTTTCTGTTGGGAAGGATTTTGGTTTGTGCTGCCACTTTCTTGGTGCTTAAACCTCGGTTTGTGGCGCCACTTGGCGGAGTGCAGGCACTCTCTCGAGGGTGGAAGCTTCGTTGTGGCGCCATTCGTTGGAGTGGAGCCACTTTCTCGGTGGTGGTACCTTTATTTGTGGCGTCACTCGGTGGAGTACAGCCACTTTCTTGGTGGTGGAATCTTCGTTTGTGGCGTCACTCGGCGGAGTGTTGCCACTTTCTCGAGGGTGGAATCTTCGTTGTGGCGCCACTCAGTGGAGTGTTGCCACTTTCTCGGTGGTGGAACCTTTATTTGTGGCGCCACTCGGTGGAGTACAGCCACTTTCTTGGTGGTGGAATCTTCGTTTGTGGCACCACTACCTGAATCTAAAAAAGGATGCCCGCTGCGGGCATCCTTTTAAATCATCATCCATTCGGTTTTTCAGGCGGTGTCTGAGGTTCGCCAGGTGGTTTTGCCGGCTCTCCCGGTTTTGGTTTTTCAGGCTGAGCCGGCGGCTTAGGCTCCGCAGGCTTTGGTTCAGACGGCTTCGGTTCAGCAGGCTTAGGCACTGCAGGTTTTGGAGCGGCCGGTTTTTCTGCCTGGTAGCTGCCGCTTTTCACAATGGCGGAAGCAGGTGATTCTTTTCCGGCTACATCAACTGCTGTAACGTAGTAGGCTGCCGGAGAGCCGCCAAGTGATGCGGACAGGCTCTTGGAAGCTGGAATGCTGGCAACTTTTTTAAAGTCTTTAGAGAAGTTGCCGGCTGCATATACGCGGTATCCGATGACATCAGAATCTCCGCTTATGTTCCAGGCAAGAGAGCTGCCGCTTATTCTGACACCTGATACTTGCCTTGGAACCGCACCGTTGTCCCTGATCTCATTTCCGTCGGTGACGACAATTTTTCCCCAGTTTGTTTTGTTTGGCAGCAGTTCTTTTAAATCGCTGAAGCTGCTGAGGTTATGCATTTCAAGGATTTCCTTCTTCAGCATCGGGCCCTGCTGGACAAATTCAGCCGGTGCAGAAGGCGGAACCTGGTACGCACGGTCTTTAACGAATACATATTTACCCGATGTCAGACTGTCATCTGTCTTAGAAGGCACAAACTTGGCGTTGAAAAGATCTGTTGTAACCAGTCCTGCCTGCTGGCACATCGCAGACGGAAGGTCCCCTGAAAGGGCGCAGTAGGATCTCTGGACAATTCCGCCCGGCATTTTAAATGTAGACTTTGGAGCGATCAGTCCAGGGTTTACTTCATGTGCAGCATTCATCATCTTCGACCATAGAAGGATGTTCCGCTTGCTGTAGGACATGCCTTTATACTCTTTATCCACTGATTTAGGTGTATCATAGCCAAGCCATGTTCCAAAAGAGACGCTTGGATTGGAGGCTACAAACCAAATATCTTTGTACTCCTGGCTCGTTCCCGTTTTTCCGGCCCAGTCTGCACTGAATGACAAATAGTTTTTCGCAGACGATCCGGTCCCTGATTGAACGACATCTCTCATCATATCAATGGTCAAGTAAGAAGTTTGGGGAGTGAATACGTCTACAGCCTTTGACTGGTGCTGGTAAATGACTTCCCCTGATTTGGTTTCTATTTTTTCAATCAAGTAAGCATCAACAAACTTGCCGCCGTTTGCAAAGGTAGCATAGGCGTTCACGTTTTCTTCCACTGTCACTCCATTGGTCAGTCCGCCGATGGCAACAGCGGGGGCTCCGATATCATTTTTATGAATACTGGTCATGCCCATCTTTTTGAGATATTCAGTAGGATTTTGATCCATAACCCTCATATATGATTTAATGGCAGGGATGTTATAGGATTTCTCAAGAGCAAAACGTGCACTTGTAAAGCCGTGGAACCTGCCGTCAAAGTTTTTAGGCTTCCATCCCCGAACGTCCATCGGAACATCTGCAAGAACGGAACCAGGCTGAAGTTTTCCGACTTCCATGGCAGGGGCATAGGCAAGGAGAGGCTTCATCGTTGAACCATTTGACCGGTACGAATCTGTCGCATGATTCGTCTCTGAAACATTGTGATCTCTTCCCCCGACAAAGCTGAGGATCTTTCCGGTTTTGTTCTCAATTAATACAGCGCCGACTTCTACCGGTTCCTGTACCTGAATCTTTTTGCCTGTTTCTTTATCAATCTTGTATTCTGGTTTGCTGTTGCCGTAATATTCATAGGATTTGGCAATGGCATTCATTTTATCGTACATCGTTTTATTGACAGTGGTGTGAATCTTGTAGCCGTTTTGTCTTAGATTTCTGTCAGCTAAAGCCTTGTATTCGGCATAGAGTTCTTTATTTTGCTTTAATTCATCGAGTTTGCGGCCGTCTTTTTCCGCGAGCTGGGCAAGAAGAATATCTCTCGCGCGTTCTTCGATTTCGTAGGTGAGCCAAGGATATTCATCAACTGATGAGGGTTTTGCGGCTGTTAAGCTTTTTCTGAGGTCGAATTTGCTTGCTTCCTGGAATTCCTGCTGGGTAATAAAGCCTTTGTTATGCATGCGGCGCAGAACGGTTTTCATTCTTGATGTTCCCGCATCAAGATTTCCTTTAATTTCCCCTCTGTTTGTAAACGGAGTATAGCCAAACGGGCTTTGCGGAAGTCCCGCAATAAACGCAGCCTGAGGAAGGGACAGGTCTTTTGCATCGACTCCAAAAATGCCTTGAGCAGCTGCCTGTACTCCCGCGACATTTCTGCCTGATGCATTTCTTCCAAGATCCGCTACATTCAAGTAAGCTTCAAGAATCTCTTCTTTTTCAAAAAAACGTTCAAGTCTGAGGGCTAGCAGAATTTCTTTTGCTTTTCGGTCAAAAGAAACTTCATCGGTCAGGATCTGATTTTTGATTAGCTGCTGTGTCAGCGTGCTTCCGCCTGAGCGGTTAGCCGAGTTGGTTGCTTCCTGAAAAAGGGCGCGCATAATGGCTTTAGGAACAACGCCATCATGCTTATAGAAAAATTCATCTTCTGTCGCAATTACGGCATTTTTCACATGATCCGAAATATCCGCTAGCTTTACTTCCTGCCGTTCAATATCTGCCTGAAGCTTGCCGAGGTAAACATTATCCGAAAAATAAACCTGTGAGGTTTCTTCATAATTGTAGATGTCTTTTTTCATTGAATTGTATGTGCGGAGAGGTTCATCTTTTACGAGAGAAGCAAAATACCCTGCTCCTACGCCCGCACCGAAAGAAGCCGTCAGTAAACCGATTACAATAAACACAAGCACCAGGTTCCAGATGACTCCATATGTAATGTTAAACCCTTTAATTGTTCTATGTTTGTAAGGCATCCATTTTCTGTACCACGTTCTAAGTTTATCCATGAGCGTATCATCCCCCTATACAATCACTTCATTATATCATATAAAAACGGTTCTTTTGTATGATCTTGTCAAATCGGGGCGGATCGTTTGACAAGTCATGCTGAGTTGTGGTAAAAAAGATTTATTATTATTTTATTGCTTTGATTGGAAGAAGTAGTGAACATCTCCCTGTCTCAGAAAGCTGATGGTCGATGCAAATCAGCACAAAGATGGATCATGAATTACCTCCAGGAGCTTCTTTTGTGAACGGCAGATCTGCCAATTAGCGGAAGACGGTTAAAGGCCGTTATCTTTTCGAGACGGGAAGCATGCTTCCCAAAGCAGGGTGGTACCGCGTATTCCACGCCCCTTCATTTTATGAAGGGGCGTTTTTGTATTTTATGAAAAAGGAGAGAAGCAAAATGAGTGAATTGCTCAAAGATCTTCAGTTCAGAGGATTGATTAATCAAATGACAGACGAAGAAGGCCTGAAAAAGGTGCTTGAAGAGGAGTCTGTTAAGCTATATACAGGATTTGACCCGACAGCAGACAGCCTGCACATCGGCCATCTGCTTCCAATCTTAACGCTTCGCCGTTTCCAGCAGGCAGGACACCGTCCGATTGCCCTCGTAGGGGGAGCAACAGGGATGATTGGAGATCCATCCGGCAAAAAAGCGGAACGTACGCTGAATACATCTGATATCGTCAAAGAATGGTCAGATAAAATTAAAAACCAGTTGTCACGTTTCCTTGATTTTGATCCTTCAGGCAAAAATCCTGCCGTACTTGCAAACAACTTCGACTGGATCGGTTCAATGGATCTGATTACGTTCCTGAGAGATGTGGGCAAAAACTTCGGCATTAACTACATGCTTGCTAAAGATACGGTTGCATCAAGAATCGAATCCGGCATATCATACACAGAATTCAGCTACATGATTCTGCAATCATACGACTTCCTGAACCTTTACAGAACAGAAGGCTGCAGACTTCAGGTTGGAGGAAGCGATCAGTGGGGCAACATTACAGCAGGCCTTGAGCTGATCCGCAAATCAGAAGAAAATGCAAAAGCGTTCGGTTTAACTGTACCGCTTGTAACAAAATCAGACGGAACGAAATTTGGCAAAACTGAAGGCGGCGCAATCTGGCTTGATAAAGAGAAGACAACGCCTTACGAATTCTACCAGTTCTGGATCAACACAGACGACCGCGACGTCATCAAATACATCAAGTTTTTCACGTTCCTTTCTCATGAAGAAATCGGTTCACTGGAGCAGCAGCTGACAGATGCGCCGGAAAAACGCGCAGCACAGAAAGCACTCGCTGAAGAAATGACAAAGCTTGTCCATGGCGAGAAATCACTCGAACAGGCGATTAAAATCTCACAGGCACTTTTCAGCGGCAACATTAAAGAGCTGACTGGCGACGAAATCGAACAGGGCTTCAAAGACGTTCCTGCCTTTACAGTAGAAGAGAACGAAATCGGCCTGATTGACCTTTTAGTCAATGCCAAAATTTCTCCTTCAAAACGCCAGGCGAGAGAAGACGTATCAAACGGAGCGGTTTACATTAACGGCGAACGTGTTCAGGAAACAGACAAAGTTCTTGGAGCCGAACACCGCATTGACGGCAAATTCACCGTCATCCGAAGAGGGAAGAAGAAGTACACGCTGATTCAGTATAAGTAATATGGGAAAGCCTCTATTTTATAGGGGCTTTTTTTCTTTCCAAAATTTACTCTCCAAATCCTCTCCCAATAAGTTGTAAACGAACGTGTGTTTGCATATAATGGAGGGAGAGAAAAGGAGCTGACAGTATGAACGGATTAGTTGAGAGGTCGATGAATCAAAAGCTTCCGATTGAAATTATTTATCTTTCTGAAAAAGGAGCTCTGACTCAGAGAACAATCGCTGTGAGGGAAATGCGCGGCAGTTATGTGAAGGCGTACTGTTTTTCAAAGCAGCAGGTGAGGATCTTTAAAATAGAAAATATTTTGTCCGCCGGTGTGAAGGGAAAACGAGTAAATTATGCGTAGTTATAGAAAAAACGGGTGGCGAAACAAAGAAACAAAACCTGCCTTTGTTCCATCTTTTTAAAGAAAAAATAAAGGCAGGTCTTAGGCAAACCTAGACGTTTTGTTTATGAATACTCTCTGTTCCGGCGTCCATCGCAGTCTTGTAATACCAGCATTTATGATGAATGATTTCCATCGTCTTTTTCAGTTCTTCCATTTGAGCCTCTACACTTGCCTTACGTTCCATAAACATTTCATACCTCTGTTTTAACGTAGAATCTCCCTCAGAACACCAATCTATAAATGCTTTGATTTCTTTTATGGGCATTCCAGTGGATTTCAGGCATTCAATAATTCTTAAAGCTTCTATATCTGATTCCTTAAACACTCTTGTACCGCTGGGTGTCCGTTCTACAAAAGGCATCAGGCCTTCTTTATCATAATAGCGCAAAGTATATACGGTAAGGTTTAATTCCTTTGCTGCTTCTCCAATGGAATATGTATTCATGCTTCATCTCCTCCAGTATAAATTTAAACCTGCAGTTAACTTGAGATTTGTGAATTGAATCGTATCACGAGCTGTTTTGCGTGTCAAAAAAGTCATTTAATTGTTCAGTGCAGCTCTATCTTTACTCTTGACCTAGAGTTAACTATAAGGAATAACATGGAGACTGCAGGGGAGAAATAAGAAGTCGTAAATGAGCGTATTCAAACGTATTGACAGGGAGGATTATAATGGACATTCATGATTTTCTGGCGCACTTAAACAGGGGAGAAGCGGTGGAGGGACATTCAGAGATGCATCAGCTTATGCACACATTTTCTCAAGAAGCCATGAAGATAGCGGCTGAGTTAAACGGAGGTTACCGTACTCCCCAAGAAGTTCAGGAACTGTTTTCGCAGCTGATTGGTAAACCGGTGGATCCTTCATTTGCATTATTCCCGCCATTTTATACGGATTTTGGGAAAAACATTCATGTGGGCAAGAACGTTTTTATCAACTCTGGATGCCGCTTTCAGGATCAGGGAGGAATTAAGATTGGCGATGGTGCACTCATTGGGCATAATGTTGTGCTGGCTACTCTTAATCATGACATCGATCCCGGAAAGCGCAGCACTTTGCATCCTGCGCCAATTACCATTGGCACCAACGTCTGGATAGGTGCAAATGCCACCATCCTTCCAGGTGTAACCATAGGTGATGGGGCAATTATTGCTGCTGGCGCAGTTGTAACAAAGGATGTGCCGCCAAATGTCATTGCAGGCGGTGTGCCCGCGAAAATGATAAAGAAAATAGAACCTGATCAGGATTAAAACAGACCTGTGAACTATTTTATATGGGGTGCCGGAATATGAGAATTTCAGTCCTCTGTTTGTTTCTCTGCAGCTTTGCCCTGACTGCCTGCACCGGCAGTGAAAGGGAACTTAGCCGGGAAAACTCACTTCAGGAAACGGGGAAGAGTGGTATGACAGATCAGATGATTGATGTGACACTAACAATTGGGGAACAGGTATTTTCTGCAAAACTTTATGACCATCAAACGACCCGGGCATTCATTGAGAAACTGCCCCTGAGTATGAATATGAACGATCATAATCGCAATGAAAAATTCTACAATTTTTCAGATGTTCTTCCTGAAGATTCAGAAGTGCCTGGAGAGATTTGGGCAGGAGATATCATGCTGTACGGAGATAACTGTCTTGTGCTGTTCTATGAAAGTTTCTCGAGTACTTATCGTTATACAAGAATGGGATTTATTGAGGACCCAGCGGGTTTTGCTCAAGCTGCAGGAGCGGGAGATGTAACTGTTGCTTTTGATCTGGCTGAAAATAGGAAGTAACAAGCAAAAGAAATGATTTAGACAGTTAACTGCAGGAAAAACATTTACCGGATAGAATAGAGAGGACATGCAGTTTAATTTAATTTGAAAGGAGAAAACAGATTGAGTATGGAAAAAATCTGTATAAAGGAGCGGTAAATGATGTTCAATAAAAAAGATAAAAATGCCAATAAACGTTTTGATGAAAAGCTGATACAGACCTCTCAGCATGGAAGCCTAATATCTCTATGGGTTGACCGTCAAACAGGTGTTAACTATTTATACACTTGGAGTGCGCAAGGCTGCACTCTCACACCTTTGTTAGATGAGCATGGTAAAGTAATAGTGGATCAGATAGAAGCTGATTAATTTTAAAGATGATCGTTTTTTACTATCCCTGCAAATGTAAGCGTGATTAGTGGCTGTTTGAAAAAAACTTTTTATAAAAGAGTGACATTTTTCGCGCAGTATAATGTGCATCCGTGCCTATAACAGCAGACAAAGGCCCACTAAGCAAACTCAGATTGGGTTTAATCATGCAAAAAATCGTCTGCCCAAGATTTTTTAAAATATAGATTTTATCGATTCCGCAAAATCTTCCAAAACTGGCAAGGGGAGAATACATTATTCTAAAAGCTGAAAATAAACAAAAAACCCTAGACCTTGGTTTAACAAGGTTTCTAGGGTTTTTACATTGCTCTTTAAAGAGCGAATGAATTAACAAGAGTAGAACTCTATAGCTTGAAAAACCTATTATTTTTAGGTTTTGAGAAAGACTTTTGAAAACCTTCACCAATTTGGGCAAATTTAACGAGATATTAGTAATTAACATAATAATAACTTTAAAGAATTAATTGACGTTCTAATAATTTCTATATTTTATAAATAATAGTAAATTAATCCATATATTAGACTGATATACCTATCGTAAAGACAATACAATAGGAGGATAAGATATGTATGTAGATCCAGGATCAAAAAAAGAGACTCATCTAAGTTCAATAGTCAAAGTACAGCTATTTCAGCAATAGAAAGTGCTTTGATTGCTAATTCTAACGAAATATCAAAGTGGTTGTTAGACGATAATGCTACTAGTTCAAAAAGCTTGACACATAAAATTGATTTTTCAATAGGTAAAGGTTATAGCTCAGGTGGATCTAGCCTAGACAAAAATCTTCAAGGTGTGTTTATGCTAATTAAAAAAGATAGGAACTCGGAGACTGGATTTAGCATAGTAACAGCATATCCTAGAAAACAATAAAAAGGAGTAAGAATGATGAATATCAATGAGGAGTATGAATGGTTCAAATTTTTTTTCGATTGCTACTATAACCAATCCTTTGATGGGAGTTTAGATGAGAGATTTGTCGATATACTGGATTCTGAGAAAGAGTGGGTAATACAGAAGTTAAGGCAAGAAATTTTGGAATTGGAAAAAGTTCATGTCGAAAAAGATATCAAAAAATGGAATGAAATTGAAATTTTAGTCCATGATAATAGTTTAAGGTATCTACCATTTGATTTTGGAGAAGAATTTATCAAAACGGCAAAAAAACATCTATTTTAATAAAAGGCGGGTATCTTGCGTAAATAAAATATTAATTTCTCTCAAAGTTGTCTAACATTTTGTAATAACGTTTAACTTTATGTGCTAATGACCCAAAATCTAAAATAACAGTTACTTTTGTTCTGAAACAGATAAGAGGCTTCCCGATAGTTTTAGGGAAGCCTTTTTTGCTATTTTATTGTTGTCTCCAATTATATCTTATAAACAGGAAATCTTTAAACAAGATAGAGGGGGATTAATAGTTAGAGGTGATCTGTCCACTTGTTTTATTACCCCAAAACCTCCCCCAATCTCCCCCAAATAAATACGTTATTATGTGTTATTCTAAGAACCAAACAAATTAAAAAAACCCTAGAAAAGCCGTTTTATCAACGTTTCTAGGGTTTTATAAAAGTTATTTAAGAACCACTTTACTTAACGAGAGTAGAACTCAACGATAAGAGCTTCGTTAATTTCAGCAGGCATTTCAGAACGCTCTGGAAGACGAGTGAAAGTACCTTCTAATTTGTCAGCATCGAAAGTTAGGAAATCAGGAACGAAGTTGTTTACTTCGATAGATTCTTTAACGATGTCAAGGTTGCGAGATTTTTCGCGAAGTGTAACTGTTTGACCTGGCTTCACTTGGTATGATGGAATGTCTACGCGGCTTCCATCAACCATGATGTGGCCATGGTTAACAACTTGGCGTGCCTGGCGGCGAGTGCGAGCTAGGCCTAAACGATAAACAACGTTGTCAAGACGTGATTCAAGAAGAATCATGAAGTTTTCACCGTGTTTACCAGTCATTTTAGCAGCTTTGTCAAATGTGTTGCGGAATTGACGCTCGTTCACACCGAACATGTGGCGAAGCTTTTGTTTTTCTTGAAGCTGTAAGCCGTACTCAGAAAGTTTTTTACGCTGAGTCGGGCCGTGCTGACCTGGTGCGAATGGACGCTTTTCTAATTCTTTACCTGTTCCGCTTAATGAAATTCCCAGACGGCGGGAAAGTTTCCAACTTGGACCTGTATAACGAGACATAGATGTCTCCTCCTTACATGTTTTTATTTGGCATAAAATAAAAACAGACTGACCCTGACTGAGTGCACATTTTGTTTTCATATATCCTCGCTCCAGCAGCAGAGAGTTACACGATACACCTCATCACAGAGGAACAAAATGAAATCACAGCAGTGGTATCAATAGGCTGCGAATATTTATTTTACACAACGATCATTATATAATTTTGATATTTGAAAGTCAACAATCTATTAAGAAAGACGATAATACAAATAGAGGAAATAACACATTCGGATAAGAAATTGGAAAAAAATATATGTTATACTGAAGTAACGAAAGCTGATTCGGACATACGGGGGATTTTTGTGACAAGTCATTCTGAATACATACTACTATCCATTAAAAGTTCTTTTTTTGATTATATCAGCAGTCAGGCACGTCCGTACAGCAGACAGGCAGAGGAATATGCTGTCAGCTGCCTCCAATCATATTTAAGTGCAGAGTGTGTTTCTTTTTTTGAGCGCAAAGAGGATCAGTACCTGTTGATTGCTGCAAGTTCGCATTCCTACCACACGGTGCCCTTCAGACAGAAACGCTCATTAATTGAGCGGACAGAGTCAAGGGTTGACCTTATGCTTTCTGAGGGATTCCTGCTTTCCGTAACAGAGAAGGAACACGTTTTCGATGAAGATTTTTATAGACTTTTAACTAAAGAGTGCAATCATTTTCTTGCTTACTTTCAGCGCCTTCAAAAGAAAACGGAAATGGAAAAAAACTATCAGGAGCTTTATGCGCTTACTAAAAAGCTTCATGCGACGATGAATAAGGATGAAGTGTTAAATCAATTCATTTTTTCTCTTCAGAAATTGTTTCCTGACTACCTGTTTTATTTATTTTTATCGCATGACAGTGACAGCAGACATGAACTGCCGGTGAAAGAGTTCGATTACGA is from Bacillus sp. FSL H8-0547 and encodes:
- the acsA gene encoding acetate--CoA ligase, with the translated sequence MKLEALPAAKGNHNLEDYQKTYDQFDWSEAEKNLSWSETGRINAAYEAIDKHAESFRKNKVALYYRDPEREEKYTFKEMKEHSNKAGNILRQCADVEKGDRVFVFMPRTPELYFTVLGAIKLGAIVGPLFEAFMEGAVSDRLKDSEAKVIVTTPELLERVPFNDLPALKHVVLVGENVNEDGPYIDFLTRMKTASKKLEIEWVEKTDGLLLHYTSGSTGKPKGVLHVHQAMVQHYQTGSWVLDLKEDDVYWCTADPGWVTGTVYGIFGPWLHGASNVIVGGRFKPEHWYETIQNYGVTVWYSAPTAFRMLMGAGDELVKQYDLSSLRHVLSVGEPLNPEVVRWGVKVFDNRIHDTWWMTETGAQVICNYPSMEIKPGSMGKPIPGVEAAIVDDQGNEVPPYRMGNLAIKKGWPSMMHAIWNNKEKYESYFMPGDWYVSGDSAYKDEDGYYWFQGRIDDVIMTSGERVGPFEVESKLVEHPAIAEAGVIGKPDPVRGEIIKAFVALRDGYEATDELKEEIRNFVKKGLAAHAAPREIEFRDKLPKTRSGKIMRRVLKAWELDLPTGDLSTMED
- a CDS encoding transglycosylase domain-containing protein yields the protein MDKLRTWYRKWMPYKHRTIKGFNITYGVIWNLVLVFIVIGLLTASFGAGVGAGYFASLVKDEPLRTYNSMKKDIYNYEETSQVYFSDNVYLGKLQADIERQEVKLADISDHVKNAVIATEDEFFYKHDGVVPKAIMRALFQEATNSANRSGGSTLTQQLIKNQILTDEVSFDRKAKEILLALRLERFFEKEEILEAYLNVADLGRNASGRNVAGVQAAAQGIFGVDAKDLSLPQAAFIAGLPQSPFGYTPFTNRGEIKGNLDAGTSRMKTVLRRMHNKGFITQQEFQEASKFDLRKSLTAAKPSSVDEYPWLTYEIEERARDILLAQLAEKDGRKLDELKQNKELYAEYKALADRNLRQNGYKIHTTVNKTMYDKMNAIAKSYEYYGNSKPEYKIDKETGKKIQVQEPVEVGAVLIENKTGKILSFVGGRDHNVSETNHATDSYRSNGSTMKPLLAYAPAMEVGKLQPGSVLADVPMDVRGWKPKNFDGRFHGFTSARFALEKSYNIPAIKSYMRVMDQNPTEYLKKMGMTSIHKNDIGAPAVAIGGLTNGVTVEENVNAYATFANGGKFVDAYLIEKIETKSGEVIYQHQSKAVDVFTPQTSYLTIDMMRDVVQSGTGSSAKNYLSFSADWAGKTGTSQEYKDIWFVASNPSVSFGTWLGYDTPKSVDKEYKGMSYSKRNILLWSKMMNAAHEVNPGLIAPKSTFKMPGGIVQRSYCALSGDLPSAMCQQAGLVTTDLFNAKFVPSKTDDSLTSGKYVFVKDRAYQVPPSAPAEFVQQGPMLKKEILEMHNLSSFSDLKELLPNKTNWGKIVVTDGNEIRDNGAVPRQVSGVRISGSSLAWNISGDSDVIGYRVYAAGNFSKDFKKVASIPASKSLSASLGGSPAAYYVTAVDVAGKESPASAIVKSGSYQAEKPAAPKPAVPKPAEPKPSEPKPAEPKPPAQPEKPKPGEPAKPPGEPQTPPEKPNG
- the tyrS gene encoding tyrosine--tRNA ligase, with protein sequence MSELLKDLQFRGLINQMTDEEGLKKVLEEESVKLYTGFDPTADSLHIGHLLPILTLRRFQQAGHRPIALVGGATGMIGDPSGKKAERTLNTSDIVKEWSDKIKNQLSRFLDFDPSGKNPAVLANNFDWIGSMDLITFLRDVGKNFGINYMLAKDTVASRIESGISYTEFSYMILQSYDFLNLYRTEGCRLQVGGSDQWGNITAGLELIRKSEENAKAFGLTVPLVTKSDGTKFGKTEGGAIWLDKEKTTPYEFYQFWINTDDRDVIKYIKFFTFLSHEEIGSLEQQLTDAPEKRAAQKALAEEMTKLVHGEKSLEQAIKISQALFSGNIKELTGDEIEQGFKDVPAFTVEENEIGLIDLLVNAKISPSKRQAREDVSNGAVYINGERVQETDKVLGAEHRIDGKFTVIRRGKKKYTLIQYK
- a CDS encoding MerR family transcriptional regulator translates to MNTYSIGEAAKELNLTVYTLRYYDKEGLMPFVERTPSGTRVFKESDIEALRIIECLKSTGMPIKEIKAFIDWCSEGDSTLKQRYEMFMERKASVEAQMEELKKTMEIIHHKCWYYKTAMDAGTESIHKQNV
- a CDS encoding sugar O-acetyltransferase, whose protein sequence is MDIHDFLAHLNRGEAVEGHSEMHQLMHTFSQEAMKIAAELNGGYRTPQEVQELFSQLIGKPVDPSFALFPPFYTDFGKNIHVGKNVFINSGCRFQDQGGIKIGDGALIGHNVVLATLNHDIDPGKRSTLHPAPITIGTNVWIGANATILPGVTIGDGAIIAAGAVVTKDVPPNVIAGGVPAKMIKKIEPDQD
- a CDS encoding cyclophilin-like fold protein; its protein translation is MTDQMIDVTLTIGEQVFSAKLYDHQTTRAFIEKLPLSMNMNDHNRNEKFYNFSDVLPEDSEVPGEIWAGDIMLYGDNCLVLFYESFSSTYRYTRMGFIEDPAGFAQAAGAGDVTVAFDLAENRK
- a CDS encoding DUF6440 family protein encodes the protein MFNKKDKNANKRFDEKLIQTSQHGSLISLWVDRQTGVNYLYTWSAQGCTLTPLLDEHGKVIVDQIEAD
- the rpsD gene encoding 30S ribosomal protein S4; its protein translation is MSRYTGPSWKLSRRLGISLSGTGKELEKRPFAPGQHGPTQRKKLSEYGLQLQEKQKLRHMFGVNERQFRNTFDKAAKMTGKHGENFMILLESRLDNVVYRLGLARTRRQARQVVNHGHIMVDGSRVDIPSYQVKPGQTVTLREKSRNLDIVKESIEVNNFVPDFLTFDADKLEGTFTRLPERSEMPAEINEALIVEFYSR